Genomic DNA from Pelosinus sp. UFO1:
CAAGTTCTAATAAAGCGTATAAGTGGTTGATGTGACTATGTACGCCTCCATCAGACACAAGACCCATTAAATGAAGAGCACTATCCTTGGTTTTTGCTTGTTCAACGGCATTAACCAAAACTGGATTTGTGAAAAAATCACCTTCCCGTATTTCTTTGGTAATACGCGTCAATTCCTGATATACAACACGCCCAGCACCAATATTTAAATGTCCTACTTCCGAATTACCCATTTGACCTTCTGGTAATCCAACAGCTTCACCGGAACAAGTTAATGTTGTACTCGGATATAATTCAGATAGTAGTTTCATGTGAGGTGTTTCAGATTGACAAATTGCATTGTACAAATCTTTTTCGTCTCCCATGCCCCATCCATCTAAAATTACAAGTGCAATCGGTGCCTTTAATTTACCCACCAAATCGCCTCCTAAAATTTAACGATTTTGCTAAAACCAACAGCGTCAAGACTTGCGCCACCTACTAATGCGCCATCAATGTCGCTTTTACCCATTAATTCAGCAATATTATCTGCTTTTACACTACCGCCGTATTGTACACGAGTTTTATCAGCCGTTTCTTGGCCAAAAACTTCAGCCACAGTACGACGAACAAAAGCGCAAACATCATTGGCTTGATCAGCAGTAGCAGTACGGCCTGTACCAATTGCCCAAATTGGCTCATAAGCAATTACTAAAGAAGCAACTTGGTCTTTTGTCAAACCTTCAAGACCTGCACGTACTTGTTTACCAACAAGCACTTCTGTAGTACCTGCTTCTCTTTCTTCTAAGGATTCGCCTACACACATAATAGGAACAAGGTTTGCTTCTAGAGCAGCCTTAACTTTTTTGTTTACTGTTTCATCTGTTTCAGCGAAATATTGACGGCGCTCGGAATGTCCAACCAATACATACTCGCAACATACATCGCGAAGCATTTCAGCAGTGACTTCACCAGTAAAAGCACCTTTCTTTTCCCAATGTAAGTTTTGTGCGCCAAGATGAATGTTAGTACCAGCTAATGCATTTGCTACAGCTGTTAAAGCTGTAAAAGTAGGACATACTACGATGTCTACATTTTTTGCATCAGCAGTTAATTTTGCTAATTCTTGTACTAAAGCCACACCTTGGCTTCCTGTATTATGTAACTTCCAGTTACCTGCAATAATTGGTTTACGCATTGTAAATTCCTCCATTTATACTACTTTTGAGTTGAAAACATAGAACCGTTGAACCACAGAGACGCAGAGGACACTGAGAAGATTTTTTAAATCTCCTAACCTCATCACATTCTCCCCTCTGCGCTCTCTGTGTCCTCTGTGGTTCAAACATTTTTTAGGCTACAGCTTACTTATCAGCTAACGCTGCAATACCTGGCAGTACTTTGCCTTCTAAGAATTCTAAAGATGCACCGCCACCAGTGGAAATGTGAGTGATTTTATTCGATAAACCCACTTTTTCTAAGGCTGCAATGGAATCCCCGCCACCAACAATACTAATGGCGCTGGATGCAGCTACGGCCTTAGCTACAGTTTCTGTACCATTTGCAAAAGCATCCATTTCAAACACACCCATAGGTCCATTCCAAACTACCGTTTTTGCTGTTTCTAAAGCCTTGGCATAACCTTCAGCAGTGTTAGGTCCAATATCAAGAGCCATCCATTCACTGTCAATTTGATCTACGGCTACTGCTTTTTTCTCTGCATCAGCAGCAAATTTATCAGCAATCACAACATCCGTAGGTAATAGTAAGTTTACACCACGTTCTTTAGCTGTAGTAATTAGACTTTTTGCTAAATCTACTTTATCAGCTTCCAGCAAAGATTTCCCAATATTATAACCTTGGGCTGCAAGGAAGGTATTCGCCATACCGCCACCAATAATTAGTGTATCTACTTTGCTAAGTAGATTTTCAATTACGCCAATTTTATCAGAAACTTTTGCACCACCAATGATTGCTACAAATGGATGGGTTGGATTGGCTACTGTCTGACCAACAAACTGAATTTCTTTCTCCATTAAGAGGCCAGCTACAGCTGGTAAGTACTGAGTAATTCCTTCTACGGAAGCATGTGCTCGGTGAGATACACCAAATGCATCATTCACTGCTACATCTGCTAAACTTGCTAATTGGCGAGAAAATTCTGGATCGTTCTTTTCTTCTGCTTTATGATAGCGAAGATTTTCTAGCAATAAAATTTGTCCTGGTTTCAGATCTTTGGCAAGAGCTTCTACTTCAGAACCAACACAATCAGGAGCAACGATTACTTCTTTTCCAATTAAGGTAGAAAGTCTTTCTGCTACCGGTGCTAAAGAGAACTCAGGCACAACTGCCCCTTTAGGACGTCCTAAATGGCTGGCAATGATGATAGCAGCATTCTTTTCTAGCAAATAGTTAAGCGTTGGCAATGTAGCGCGAATACGAGTATCCTCGGTAATATTACCTGCTTTATCCATAGGAACATTATAGTCAACGCGAATAAAAACTTTCTTGCCGGCAACATCGATGTCTCTAATAGACTTTTTATTCAACATTTTTCTTTCTCCTTAAAAATATTGCCCGGCCCAAAGAGGCCGGGCCGTAAAATCCTTAAAAACTATGCAAGTTCTGAAAAATACTTAATTGTACGAACCATTTGGCTTGTGTAGCTATTTTCATTGTCGTACCAAGAAACAACTTGGACTTGTGTCATTCCATTATCCATAGGAGCTACCATTGTTTGTGTAGCATCGAATAAGGAACCATATCTGATACCAACGATGTCGCTGGATACCAATTCTTCTTCAGTGTAGCCGAAAGATTCATCAGCTGCTGCTTTCATAGCTGCATTAACTTGATCTTTTGTAACAGAACCTTCAACAACTGCGATTAAAATCGTGCTAGAACCAGTTGGTGTAGGAACGCGTTGTGCGGAACCGATCAATTTACCGTTTAATTCAGGGATAACTAAACCGATTGCTTTAGCAGCACCAGTAGAGTTAGGAACGATATTAACTGCTGCAGCACGGGATCTTCTCAAATCACCATTTCTTTGAGGGCCGTCAAGAGTCATTTGATCGCCAGTATAAGCGTGAATTGTTGTCATAATACCGCTTTTAATAGCAGCCAATTTGTGAAGCGCTTGAGCCATAGGAGCTAAGCAGTTTGTTGTGCAAGAAGCTGCTGAAATAACTGTATCACTAGCTTTTAATATATCGTGATTTACATTATAAACAACTGTAGGAAGATCCGTTCCAGCTGGAGCAGAGATAACAACTTTTTTAGCGCCTGCTTTGATATGTGCAGAAGCTTTTTCTTTGGAAGTATAGAAACCTGTACATTCAAGAACAACATCTACACCAATTTCGCCCCAAGGTAGTTCTTCTGCTTTTGCTGATTTGTAGATTTTAATTTCTTTGCCGTCAACAGTGATAGAATCTTCACCAAAAGATACTTTACTAGCTAAAGCGTAAGTACCTTGAGCTGAATCATACTTCAATAAGTGTGCAAGCATTTTAGGGCTAGTTAAGTCATTGATTGCAACAACATCATATCCTTCTGCCCCGAACATTTGCCGAAATGCAAGACGTCCAATACGTCCAAAACCATTGATCGCTACTTTTACTGCCATTTTAAAAAACCTCCCCATTATAATATGTTTGTTTTTGCCTAATAACATTCATGGATATGCTATTAAAGCTTATATTATACTCTGAATGGCTTTGGCAGCCGATTCGTCTGTAATCAGTACGTCCTCTCCACCTGCGCTAGTAACAGCTACAATAGCCTCGGCCTTTTTTTGGCCTCCGGCTACAGCTACTACTACACCGATATCTGCCAAATCATCCAAATGTAAACCCACACTACTGGTAATATAAATATTCTTGCCTTCTAGGGTACAATAATGACCTAAAGCTTCACCAACTGCACCACTACTAATTAATTTAGATACAAATTCCTCATCAAAGCCTCGTCTTACAGCCATTTCTCTGGCTTGACCGATACCATGTATCAGAACATCAGCACGCTTAATCATATCTGCCACAGTAAGAATATTACTATTATTCGCCAGCATCGCACCTACCATTTCTTCACTGACACCTTCTGGAACGTGGATCATGCGATACTTACCACCTAGTTTGTTCGCCATCGCAGCAGCGATGGTATTGGCCTGGTTTTCCACCTTTTCACCAAGTCCGCCCCGGGCTGGAACAACAGTAACTGTCGGTTGTGTAAAATGAATTGATTCTGCCACATTGGCCATAATGGTTCCACCACTGACGGCAACAATCATATCATCTTTAATTAAGTACTGGGCCAAAACACTAGCAGCAGCTCGACCTAGCTCCCTGCGAACCGTTGTATCAGTCTCACTATCACCAGGAATGATAATAACCTGCTTAAGTCCTAATTTCTCCGAAAGTTCATCTTCTAATACGGTAAGTCCATGAAGAACTTTTATATATTCCGACAAATCCTTCAACATGAGCTGTCCTTCCCGGGTGATTGTCATCCCCATAGAAGAAACATCTACTAAACCAGCATTTTTCAAAAAATCTACTTGGGCTCTTACAACTCGCTCGCCTTTATCTAAGATAGCAGCTAACGCCCTACGCCCTACAGGCTCGACATGTTGAATCGACCGCAAAATATCATATCTTTCTTCAATGGTAGCAATAAACTCAGGAGCAATTTTTCGATGAAGTTGGACAGTTTTTTTCCACATTAACTCTTCCTCTGGGACTTTTTTCGTCCCCATGGCGCAAATTTTGTCCCATCTTGCTAAAAAAATATAACACAGCGTAAGCTATACTATCTTAATTAGTATTCTTCGCCATACAACAGGTAACTCCTGCTTCTATTTCCAAAATTCATAAGAAATAATTGTAAGTAATATTCAAACTACTATCTTGCGTTGATTTCACCGCTATATACAAGTCCACGAGCTGCATCCACAGTAATAACAGTGCCATCTGTTAAACGTTCGGTTGCTCCATCTACACCAACAATAACAGGAATTCCTGCACTAATACCAACAATAGCAGCGTGAGAAGTCAATCCGCCTTCTTCCGCAATGATAGCAGATGCCTTAGCAGCAAATCTCGCTGTTTCTTCGTCTACATTGGATACTACTAAAATTTCGCCTGGTTTGAATTTACTTTCTACATCCTTCATAGAATGCGCTATACAAACTTTACCAGTTACTGCTGATTGACCAATCCCTACGCCACGTAACAAAACATTACCTACAACATGTACACGAATCATATTCGTAGTTCCTGTGCCAGTTGCATGAACGCCAGCTGTAATGACAACTAAATCGCCTTCACTTACAATACCTGAAGTTACTGCACTATTAATTGCATTTTCAACCATTTCATCACTATTTTTTGCAGCAGCACGTAGAACAGGTTGTACGCCCCACATAACTTGCATTTTACGAACTGTTCTTTCATTAGGAGTAACAGCCACGATGTGGGATAATGGACGATATTTTGATACCATACGAGCAGTATATCCAGTTTGCGTGTCAGTAATAATTGATGCAGCACTTAATTCATGAGCTACTTGTACCGTCGCATGACTGATTGCTTCTGTCGTAGTACGTTGAGTTAAAACACCTTTATTGTGTAACATTTCGCTATATTGTAAAGCTTGTTCGGTGCGAATTGCGATTTTTGCCATCATTTGAACTGCTTCTACTGGATAGTCTCCACTAGCCGTTTCACCACTCAGCATGATCGCATCAGTACCGTCCATAATAGCATTAGCAACATCACTTGCTTCTGCCCGAGTTGGACGAGGATTGTTAATCATAGATTCTAACATTTGTGTTGCTGTAATAACAGGTTTTCCTAGTTTATTACACTTCTCGATAATCATTTTTTGTACTAAAGGCACTTCTTCGGTAGGAATTTCTACGCCAAGGTCACCACGAGCTACCATAATTCCGTCGGAAACTTTGATAATTTCATCAATGTTTTTTACGCCTTCTGCATTTTCAATTTTAGAAATGATATGGATATCAGAATTCACTTCTTCCAATAATTTTCTAATTGTCAATACATCAGCAGCTCTTTGGATAAAAGATGCAGCAATAAAATCCATACCTTCTTTAGCAGCAAACAATACATCCTTCACATCTTGTTCAGACAAAGGAGGTAAGTTTACAGACACGCCAGGTGCTGCCACACGTTTTCTGTTGCCAATTACACCTGTATTAAGTACAGTTGTATAAATGTCATCGCCTTCTACTTTGTCAACGGCAAGACAGATTAATCCATCAGACAAAAGAATTTGATTGCCTGGTGCTACTTCTTGAGGCAAGAATCTATGGTTGACGGAACAAATTTCTTTGGTCCCTTCCACGTCTCTAGAAGTTAAAATGAATTTTTGTCCTTGTTCAATGGTAACTTTACCTTCGACAAAATTACCAAGACGCATTTCTGGGCCCTTAGTGTCTAGAAGCAATGCAACTGGTTTATTTAATTTTGCACTCGCAGTACGCATCATGTTAATACGAACACCGTGTTCTGCATGATCACCATGAGAAAAATTAAAACGTGCTACATTCATACCTGATTCAATTAATTTTTCCATGATTTCTGGTTTACCAGTGCTTGGTCCCATTGTACAAACAATTTTCGTCTTTTTGATCATATTACTACGTTCACTCTCACTTTACTTTTTTCTTACTTTAATACTTTGGCTGCTTTTCTAATGACATCATACACTTGGTCCTGGGCTTCAATAAAACCATTTAATCCAGTATTTTTCATTAATGAAGCGTGTTTTGATGTCTTATCCGTGTTTTCTATAAAAACCTGTTTTAAACTTGCCAACAATTGTTGATCAAGCCCAGGTCGCCCAGCAATAACATCTTTGGGTATAGATTCCGTTTGTTTTAATATTACCAAATTATGAACTGCAAGTCCATTTGCTTTGGCACTATCCATTGCCTCTGAGTAAGTAGCACCTGCATCGACACTGCCTTCTAAGACTGCATCAATTACCCGATTGTGACTGCCTAAGAAGACTGTTTCAGCAAAAAACTTGTCGGGATTTTTCCCTTGTTCTAATAACATAGCCTTAGGATACACATAGCCAGAAGCAGACTGTTTATCAACAAAGGCAAAACGCTTACCCTGTAAACTATCTATTGATTGAAACGCTTTATCTTTACGAGCAATGATATAACCATGATAGGACGGATTTTGATTCACTACCGTGGTTACCAGTGGATTAATGTCACCTTTATCTTTTGCAGAAACATAAGCAAAAGGCGAAAACCACCCTATATCAATTGTACCATTCAGTAAGGACCGTCCTAAAGAATCATAATCAGAAACGATAATAACTCTTGACTGAAATCCTAATTTCTTG
This window encodes:
- a CDS encoding sugar-binding domain-containing protein; this encodes MGTKKVPEEELMWKKTVQLHRKIAPEFIATIEERYDILRSIQHVEPVGRRALAAILDKGERVVRAQVDFLKNAGLVDVSSMGMTITREGQLMLKDLSEYIKVLHGLTVLEDELSEKLGLKQVIIIPGDSETDTTVRRELGRAAASVLAQYLIKDDMIVAVSGGTIMANVAESIHFTQPTVTVVPARGGLGEKVENQANTIAAAMANKLGGKYRMIHVPEGVSEEMVGAMLANNSNILTVADMIKRADVLIHGIGQAREMAVRRGFDEEFVSKLISSGAVGEALGHYCTLEGKNIYITSSVGLHLDDLADIGVVVAVAGGQKKAEAIVAVTSAGGEDVLITDESAAKAIQSII
- the pgk gene encoding phosphoglycerate kinase, coding for MLNKKSIRDIDVAGKKVFIRVDYNVPMDKAGNITEDTRIRATLPTLNYLLEKNAAIIIASHLGRPKGAVVPEFSLAPVAERLSTLIGKEVIVAPDCVGSEVEALAKDLKPGQILLLENLRYHKAEEKNDPEFSRQLASLADVAVNDAFGVSHRAHASVEGITQYLPAVAGLLMEKEIQFVGQTVANPTHPFVAIIGGAKVSDKIGVIENLLSKVDTLIIGGGMANTFLAAQGYNIGKSLLEADKVDLAKSLITTAKERGVNLLLPTDVVIADKFAADAEKKAVAVDQIDSEWMALDIGPNTAEGYAKALETAKTVVWNGPMGVFEMDAFANGTETVAKAVAASSAISIVGGGDSIAALEKVGLSNKITHISTGGGASLEFLEGKVLPGIAALADK
- the gap gene encoding type I glyceraldehyde-3-phosphate dehydrogenase — its product is MAVKVAINGFGRIGRLAFRQMFGAEGYDVVAINDLTSPKMLAHLLKYDSAQGTYALASKVSFGEDSITVDGKEIKIYKSAKAEELPWGEIGVDVVLECTGFYTSKEKASAHIKAGAKKVVISAPAGTDLPTVVYNVNHDILKASDTVISAASCTTNCLAPMAQALHKLAAIKSGIMTTIHAYTGDQMTLDGPQRNGDLRRSRAAAVNIVPNSTGAAKAIGLVIPELNGKLIGSAQRVPTPTGSSTILIAVVEGSVTKDQVNAAMKAAADESFGYTEEELVSSDIVGIRYGSLFDATQTMVAPMDNGMTQVQVVSWYDNENSYTSQMVRTIKYFSELA
- the pyk gene encoding pyruvate kinase: MIKKTKIVCTMGPSTGKPEIMEKLIESGMNVARFNFSHGDHAEHGVRINMMRTASAKLNKPVALLLDTKGPEMRLGNFVEGKVTIEQGQKFILTSRDVEGTKEICSVNHRFLPQEVAPGNQILLSDGLICLAVDKVEGDDIYTTVLNTGVIGNRKRVAAPGVSVNLPPLSEQDVKDVLFAAKEGMDFIAASFIQRAADVLTIRKLLEEVNSDIHIISKIENAEGVKNIDEIIKVSDGIMVARGDLGVEIPTEEVPLVQKMIIEKCNKLGKPVITATQMLESMINNPRPTRAEASDVANAIMDGTDAIMLSGETASGDYPVEAVQMMAKIAIRTEQALQYSEMLHNKGVLTQRTTTEAISHATVQVAHELSAASIITDTQTGYTARMVSKYRPLSHIVAVTPNERTVRKMQVMWGVQPVLRAAAKNSDEMVENAINSAVTSGIVSEGDLVVITAGVHATGTGTTNMIRVHVVGNVLLRGVGIGQSAVTGKVCIAHSMKDVESKFKPGEILVVSNVDEETARFAAKASAIIAEEGGLTSHAAIVGISAGIPVIVGVDGATERLTDGTVITVDAARGLVYSGEINAR
- the tpiA gene encoding triose-phosphate isomerase, which translates into the protein MRKPIIAGNWKLHNTGSQGVALVQELAKLTADAKNVDIVVCPTFTALTAVANALAGTNIHLGAQNLHWEKKGAFTGEVTAEMLRDVCCEYVLVGHSERRQYFAETDETVNKKVKAALEANLVPIMCVGESLEEREAGTTEVLVGKQVRAGLEGLTKDQVASLVIAYEPIWAIGTGRTATADQANDVCAFVRRTVAEVFGQETADKTRVQYGGSVKADNIAELMGKSDIDGALVGGASLDAVGFSKIVKF